The Melospiza georgiana isolate bMelGeo1 chromosome 9, bMelGeo1.pri, whole genome shotgun sequence genome has a segment encoding these proteins:
- the DNAI4 gene encoding dynein axonemal intermediate chain 4: MQGLRPPRARPGASRAPSPRRASTASLASLGKAPLFGGSQGAPQVRGDSQNPKIHPGHGLQWTHGSSLWASPRDSSPTKPGLDEAEPEEDADSSLSEQEQQEEEEEEEEEAALTEAELEQVVEVLLTETDTRWMLDLPTALVSTEAEEAARVLERNKIYTELCEAKIDSEYFEEKIAQTFSGAAKTKEVQCEAITVAEKGVVVTPWDLDHPLDASGAEPAETEGPKSPAGTSSTSLTAGEQGRPGAVPSATDSAAPARSPEEQECHSGAILTSAKLQQDLVVMERILMENIFQPKLAVYRQIPVLIEPVVSSDTEVEEDEEEEDEDDEDEDEEEAAEVAEGPAEEAGPRLELLWSYRCDLTRAHSVSSMSWNKANPDLLAVGYREFVSRGKKKGLACCWSLKNPMWPERIFRCEHGVTAVDFSRARPHLLAVGTASGRVAIYDVRGRQDTALLDSSACLNKHKGPVWQLKWVEQEGGATAGDKEERLMCISGDGRMTQWFIQQRLDCSDVMQIKRTESEKKKLPGERERKCEGPISQQAAGMCFDFHPKDTDIFLVGTEEGHIYCCSCSGKEQILGTYRGHEGPVYKVAWNPTSTDMFLSCSADWSILLWHRDSHTPLLTFTSVTAFVHDISWAPHSALIFAAVNEERVEIWDLSVSIFDPVLCCAASPEGNLSSLLFARNAECLLLGDSRGQVGVWLLPSLAVPSSEQVGSLYDIVAPAGAVKQ, translated from the exons ATGCAGGGGCTGCGGCCTCCGCG GGCACGGCCGGGCGCCAGCCGAGCCCCGAGCCCCCGCAGAGCCTCCACGGCCTCCTTGGCTTCCCTGGGCAAAGCCCCCCTTTTcgggggcagccagggagccccGCAGGTGAGGGGGGACagccaaaatcccaaaatccacccGGGCCATGGCCTGCAATG GACACACGGCAGCAGCCTGTGGGCATCACCACGGGACTCATCACCAACCAAGCCCGGCTTGGATGAGGCAGAACCTGAGGAAGACGCAGATTCCAGCTTGTCTG agcaggagcagcaggaggaggaggaagaggaggaggaggaggcagccctgacggaggcagagctggagcaggtggTGGAGGTGCTGCTGACAGAGACAGACACGCGCTGGATGCTGGACCTGCCCACGGCCCTCGTGTCCACCgaggcagaggaggctgccAGGGTGCT GGAGAGGAATAAGATTTACACAGAGCTTTGTGAGGCTAAAATTGACAGTGAGtactttgaagaaaaaatcGCGCAaaccttctctggagctgccaAAACCAAGGAGGTGCAATGTGAGGCCATCACCGTGGCAGAGAAAG GGGTGGTGGTGACTCCCTGGGATCTGGACCATCCCCTGGATGCCTCAGGAGCAGAACCTGCAGAGACAGAAGGACCCAAAAGCCCAGCAGGGACAAGCAGCACATCTCTcacagctggagagcagggtCGGCCTGGGGCTGTCCCTTCTGCCACAG acagtgctgctcctgccaggagccccGAGGAGCAGGAATGCCACTCAGGAGCAATCCTGACctcagcaaagctgcagcaggatTTAGTTGTCATGGAGAGGATTCTCATGGAGAACATTTTCCAACCCAAGCTCGCAGTCTATCGGCAGATTCCCGTCCTCATAG AACCTGTTGTCAGCTCAGACACTGAGGTGGAAGAagatgaagaggaggaggacgaggatgatgaggatgaggatgaggaggaagcagcagaggtAGCTGAAGGCCCAGCAGAGGAGGCAggccccaggctggagctgctgtggtccTACAGGTGTGATTTAACCAGGGCCCACAGTGTGAGCAGCATGTCTTGGAACAAAGCAAACCCT GATCTCCTGGCTGTTGGTTACAGGGAATTTGTTTCTCGGGGTAAGAAGAAAGGCCTGGCTTGCTGCTGGTCACTGAAGAACCCCATG TGGCCAGAGCGCATTTTCCGCTGCGAGCACGGCGTCACCGCTGTGGATTTCTCCCGGGCCCGGCCGCACCTgctggcagtggggacagcCAGTGGCCGCGTGGCCATCTACGACGTGCGCGGCCGCCAGGACACCGCGCTGCTGGACAGCAG TGCATGCCTAAATAAGCACAAAGGTCCCGTGTGGCAGCTGAAGTGGGTGGAGCAGGAAGGAGGTGCAACAGCAGGTGACAAAGAAGAGAGACTGATGTGCATCTCAGGAGATGGGAGGATGACCCAGTGGTTCATTCAGCAAAGGCTGGATTGCTCTG aTGTGATGCAAATCAAACGAACAGAaagtgagaagaaaaaattaccaggtgagagagaaaggaaatgtgAAGGTCCCATATCACAGCAGGCAGCTGGAATGTGCTTTGACTTCCATCCAAAG GATACTGATATTTTTCTTGTTGGAACAGAAGAGGGACACATCTACTGCTGCTCTTGCTCAGGCAAGGAGCAAATTCTGGGCACATACAGAGGCCATGAG GGCCCTGTGTACAAAGTTGCCTGGAATCCCACCAGCACCGACAtgttcctcagctgctctgcagactgGAGCATCCTCTTGTGGCACCGGGATTCCCACACCCCCCTTCTAACCTTCACCTCTGTCACAGCTTTTGTTCACGACATCAGCTGGGCTCCACACTCAGCCCTCATCTTCGCAGCAGTGAACGAGGAGAGGGTGGAGATCTGGGATCTGAGTGTCAGCAT CTTCGACCcggtgctgtgctgtgctgccagccccgaGGGGAACCTGAGCTCGCTGCTGTTTGCCAGGAACGCCGAGTGCCTGCTCCTGGGGGACAGCCGTGGCCAGGTGGGggtgtggctgctgcccagcctggctgtccccagctccgAACAG GTTGGCTCCTTGTATGACATTGttgctcctgctggagctgttaAACAGTAG
- the DYNLT5 gene encoding dynein light chain Tctex-type 5 yields MEGGECPAEPGSGPARRFPVAAVEEILRDVLGSALRERRYEPGPCLEAAKDIAEVIKARVKALAVPRYKIVVVAHIGQLGGQSLQISSRCLWDPESDTFSSYVFKNTSLFAVANVYGVYFE; encoded by the exons ATGGAGGGCGGTGAATGCCCCGCCGAGCCCGGCTCAG GACCTGCCAGGCGCTTCCCGGTGGCGGCGGTGGAGGAGATCctgagggatgtgctggggagcgCCCTGAGGGAGCGGCGCTACGAGCCGGGGCCGTGCCTGGAGGCGGCCAAGGACATCGCCGAG GTCATTAAGGCGCGGGTCAAGGCGCTGGCGGTGCCCAGGTACAAGATCGTGGTGGTGGCACACATTGGGCAGCTGGGTGGGCAGAGCCTGCAGATCAGCAGCAGGTGCCTCTGGGATCCCGAGAGCGACACCTTTTCCTCCTACGTGTTCAAGAACACCTCGCTGTTTGCTGTGGCAAATGTCTATGGTGTGTATTTTGAGTAG
- the INSL5 gene encoding insulin-like peptide INSL5, which translates to MRGTLLALGCLALLLLAREGAGEGSKVRLCGRDFIRAVVFTCGGSRWRRDRDLRESENPQHFPHEDEGDADSSPHPELRLGIHREEPQDVKAEQDLQNTSRVPVLSKREAAKLLATSCCNEGCTRTEISSLC; encoded by the exons ATGaggggcacactgctggctctgggctgcctcgctctcctgctcctggcacgggaaggggcaggggaagggagcaAGGTGAGGCTCTGTGGGAGAGACTTCATCAGAGCCGTGGTGTTCACCTGCGGCGGCTCGCGCTGGAGACGGGACCGCGATCTGCGGG AGAGTGAAAACCCCCAGCACTTCCCACACGAGGACGAGGGTGATGCTGACTCCTCACCACAcccagagctgaggctgggaatCCACAGAGAAGAACCCCAGGACGTCAAAGCTGAGCAAGACTTGCAAAACACCAGCAGAGTTCCTGTGCTCAGCAAGCGTGAGGCAGCCAAGCTGCTGGCCACATCCTGCTGCAACGAGGGCTGCACCAGGACAGAGatcagctccctgtgctga